In the Methanococcoides sp. LMO-2 genome, one interval contains:
- a CDS encoding FecR family protein, producing MTSASNPLNPVLSYKQFLQTNIFSTILIFFIFICMIPTAIAADSPEALYGFELASETAYPLHDANGELIGEEVVFAYGEQSGYGYEIAMSNLFTEAQAGSYFQLRQAELIEGVESGFYGPDVMAAESGMQFDRIAYDAEINNIKFQLIVFKYQDFVISIVDHSNYGIASILEQHSKVYVDETYISAPKVSITEVVGIVESLEGRVEVLHPWSDQWQKINEKNGIHEGDQVRTLRGAKATLKFDDGRSRVRLEERSFIEISTQVEEETDENIRVIKLFFGGVWTRVQKLAGIYLFVTTPTAVTGVKGTEYAVFHDPDLSTDRIYVQDGIVEVTTVNEIIDLYEGEKITVQEGYAGSVLTLGDEEWDDLMEDFGGEYPEDDSAMESESYPFAESEESSNSVNGLTALACLAMIVIAAVAFRPKAK from the coding sequence ATGACCTCTGCTTCAAATCCTCTCAATCCTGTCCTTTCATACAAGCAATTTCTGCAAACGAATATCTTCTCAACGATCCTCATATTCTTTATTTTCATATGCATGATCCCAACAGCTATTGCTGCGGATTCGCCGGAAGCTTTGTACGGGTTTGAACTCGCTTCCGAAACAGCCTATCCCCTCCACGATGCTAATGGTGAACTGATAGGCGAAGAGGTTGTATTTGCTTATGGGGAACAATCAGGATATGGATATGAAATAGCCATGTCAAATCTATTTACAGAGGCGCAGGCAGGCAGCTATTTCCAGTTGCGTCAGGCGGAGCTGATCGAGGGAGTTGAATCAGGGTTTTATGGGCCGGATGTGATGGCTGCAGAGAGCGGAATGCAGTTTGACAGGATCGCTTATGATGCTGAAATTAATAACATCAAGTTCCAGTTGATCGTTTTCAAATACCAGGACTTTGTCATATCAATTGTTGATCATTCGAATTACGGAATTGCATCCATTCTTGAGCAGCATTCAAAGGTTTATGTTGATGAAACCTATATCTCGGCTCCGAAGGTCAGTATAACAGAGGTTGTCGGGATCGTTGAATCCCTGGAGGGACGGGTGGAAGTACTGCATCCCTGGTCTGATCAGTGGCAGAAGATCAATGAAAAGAACGGTATTCATGAAGGGGATCAAGTAAGGACATTAAGGGGAGCGAAGGCAACTCTGAAATTCGATGATGGCAGGTCCCGTGTCAGGCTGGAAGAAAGGTCTTTTATCGAGATCTCCACTCAGGTTGAAGAAGAGACTGATGAAAACATCAGGGTTATCAAACTATTTTTCGGCGGGGTCTGGACGAGAGTTCAGAAACTGGCCGGGATTTACCTGTTCGTCACGACTCCTACAGCTGTGACAGGAGTAAAGGGGACTGAGTATGCGGTTTTCCATGATCCTGACCTGTCAACCGATAGAATCTATGTTCAGGATGGGATCGTTGAGGTGACAACAGTTAATGAGATAATTGATCTCTATGAGGGTGAGAAGATCACTGTTCAGGAAGGGTATGCCGGATCTGTTCTGACGCTTGGGGATGAAGAATGGGATGATCTGATGGAGGACTTTGGCGGTGAATACCCGGAAGATGATTCTGCTATGGAAAGTGAGAGTTATCCATTTGCCGAAAGTGAGGAAAGCAGTAATTCGGTGAATGGGTTGACCGCATTGGCATGTCTTGCAATGATTGTGATTGCTGCAGTGGCTTTTCGCCCGAAGGCAAAATGA
- a CDS encoding HEAT repeat domain-containing protein yields the protein MKFTISVTIILFVLLVMFSGCTENNNVDSLIEDLGNENESISSGAMDELVDMGDEKTIGSLVQVVLNESMSIEMRKNAILALGKIGDESATDLLLEISINESENKHLRMASILALGDTGDEEALESLRGLRYGDDGLILYHAAYVLAPLNGTYEVYGTYGELPYPLTEEQRSYRNNVGEIVSGVNYSKFPAIDDNSSRGVGYVPKTGYIEVMTDVDPGTSSMDEMYRIISIEAEKRGVYQVPVRFVYGTFSFA from the coding sequence ATGAAATTTACCATATCTGTTACGATCATCCTTTTTGTTTTACTGGTTATGTTCTCCGGATGCACAGAAAATAACAATGTCGATTCTCTCATTGAGGATCTTGGTAATGAGAATGAGAGTATCAGCTCCGGTGCAATGGATGAGCTTGTGGATATGGGGGATGAAAAGACAATCGGATCACTTGTGCAGGTAGTGCTAAATGAAAGCATGTCCATCGAAATGCGAAAGAATGCTATCCTAGCCCTTGGCAAGATCGGCGATGAAAGTGCAACCGACCTGCTTCTGGAGATCTCTATAAATGAATCCGAAAATAAACACCTTCGGATGGCTTCGATCCTTGCTCTCGGGGATACCGGGGACGAAGAGGCACTCGAGTCTCTCAGGGGATTGAGGTATGGTGATGACGGACTTATCCTGTATCATGCGGCATACGTTCTCGCGCCGTTGAATGGGACCTACGAAGTATACGGGACCTATGGTGAGCTTCCGTACCCGCTGACAGAGGAACAGAGGTCTTACCGGAACAACGTTGGTGAGATCGTTTCCGGTGTAAATTACAGTAAATTCCCGGCGATAGATGATAATTCGTCCAGGGGTGTCGGATATGTTCCAAAGACCGGTTACATAGAGGTAATGACCGATGTCGATCCTGGAACTTCGTCCATGGATGAGATGTATCGGATAATCAGTATTGAGGCGGAGAAAAGAGGTGTTTACCAGGTGCCTGTGAGGTTTGTCTATGGCACATTTTCTTTTGCATGA
- a CDS encoding (deoxy)nucleoside triphosphate pyrophosphohydrolase, whose product MKHYEVVAAIIIDDDKVLCVQRDHGKYDYISLKYEFPGGKIESGESKEQALERELLEELDLGIKIEREFLTVSHHYPDFSVTMHSFICSALNPEFNLKEHIAFKWLNPENLSTLDWAEADLPIVSKLMKEC is encoded by the coding sequence ATGAAACACTATGAAGTAGTTGCAGCGATAATTATTGATGATGATAAAGTTCTATGTGTTCAAAGAGATCATGGAAAATACGATTATATTTCTTTAAAATATGAGTTCCCAGGCGGGAAAATAGAATCTGGTGAATCTAAAGAACAAGCTTTAGAACGCGAGTTATTAGAAGAACTCGATCTTGGCATAAAGATTGAGAGGGAGTTTCTCACTGTAAGTCATCACTATCCCGATTTCAGTGTCACAATGCACAGTTTCATTTGTAGTGCTTTAAATCCAGAATTCAATTTGAAAGAACACATTGCCTTCAAGTGGTTAAATCCAGAAAATTTATCAACTTTGGATTGGGCTGAAGCAGATCTTCCTATTGTTTCAAAATTAATGAAGGAATGTTAA